From the genome of Mycobacteriales bacterium, one region includes:
- a CDS encoding GGDEF domain-containing protein translates to MISALLLLSAVLLPTVWAGESASTALQLPWWLLAMLFAVFHLNVLYVERGREAQTLSLTEIPMLLGLFFADARSLLLANLLSGIVAFGLVRRQTPARLLFNLALLVADVCVAWTVFTALHTGAVTVTATAWLGSYSALFAAGLLDVVAVAGVMAAVEGRLDRRELLRDLAKETVPSAMATTVALVAVYALTLSVAAALPLAGLLVIVLLNQRAHGRLRQRHLSLERLYRFSQVVSRAGEGDEVVPSILAQAKQMLRADSAALTLLAAPPAGGAARAVLTAGDRLERSALVDLELPDWLLDRLVTEPHPVALHARNTELRVQDFLRSHGCTEALVAPLRSEEGFIGILLVADRIGHVRGFDDSDVPLLETIANHAGVALHSSRLTDQLRHEALHDALTGLPNRILLHRDLTRAVEQIRRGELTGCAVGMMDLDGFREINDALGHQRGDELLQEVAARLTRALGGVCCARLGGDEFAFLLTAPTALVEAPSLARHLLEVLEQPIDLHGLRVEVRASLGLAYAPEHAQDAVSLLKRAELAMYDAKSSGSGIRTFESRLDTLSPTRLGLVAELRQALSQGELHLHVQPKSSLATGRVVGVEALVRWQHPTLGNVPPDQFVPVAERSGFIRPLTLLVLEQSLQACASWRRAGQDVGVAVNLSARSLTDPALVRDVAEALERHDLPARLLTLEITEGSVMTDPARAMELLRTLRSMGVRLSVDDFGTGYASLSYLKRLPVHEVKIDRSFVTHMVTDPDDATIVRSIIDLARNLGLDVVAEGVEDEAAWQQLARLGCTYAQGYHLGRPMPVAQFLPWLTRPPAVG, encoded by the coding sequence GTGATCTCGGCGCTGCTGCTGCTCAGCGCGGTGCTGCTGCCCACCGTCTGGGCCGGTGAGTCGGCGTCGACCGCCCTACAGCTGCCCTGGTGGCTGCTGGCGATGCTGTTCGCGGTCTTCCACCTCAACGTGCTCTACGTCGAGCGGGGCCGAGAGGCGCAGACGCTCTCCCTGACCGAGATCCCCATGCTGCTCGGGCTCTTCTTCGCCGACGCCCGATCGCTGCTGCTCGCGAACCTGCTCAGCGGCATCGTCGCCTTCGGCCTGGTCCGGCGTCAGACGCCGGCTCGGTTGCTGTTCAACCTGGCCCTGCTCGTGGCGGACGTGTGCGTGGCGTGGACGGTCTTCACGGCCCTGCACACCGGCGCGGTCACGGTCACGGCGACCGCCTGGCTGGGCAGCTACAGCGCCCTGTTCGCCGCGGGCCTGCTCGACGTCGTGGCCGTGGCCGGGGTCATGGCCGCTGTCGAGGGCCGGCTGGACCGGCGCGAGCTCCTGCGAGACCTTGCGAAGGAGACGGTGCCCTCGGCGATGGCGACCACGGTGGCGCTGGTCGCGGTGTACGCGCTGACGCTGTCGGTGGCGGCGGCGCTACCGCTGGCGGGCCTGCTCGTCATCGTGCTGTTGAACCAGCGGGCGCACGGCAGGCTGCGCCAGCGTCACCTGAGTCTGGAGCGCCTCTACCGCTTCAGTCAGGTGGTGAGCCGGGCGGGCGAGGGCGACGAGGTCGTTCCCAGCATCCTGGCCCAGGCCAAACAGATGCTCCGCGCCGACAGCGCTGCCCTCACCCTGCTCGCCGCGCCCCCAGCGGGCGGCGCCGCCCGCGCCGTGCTGACCGCCGGGGACCGGCTCGAGCGCTCCGCACTCGTGGACCTCGAGCTGCCCGATTGGCTGCTGGACAGGCTGGTCACCGAGCCGCACCCGGTTGCCCTGCACGCGCGCAACACCGAGCTCCGGGTGCAGGACTTCCTGCGGTCCCACGGCTGCACGGAGGCTCTTGTCGCGCCCCTGCGCAGCGAGGAGGGCTTCATCGGGATCCTGCTCGTCGCCGACCGGATCGGTCACGTCCGCGGCTTCGACGACAGTGACGTGCCGCTGCTCGAGACCATCGCCAACCACGCCGGCGTCGCGCTGCACAGCAGCCGGCTGACGGATCAGCTTCGGCACGAGGCGCTGCACGACGCGCTGACCGGGCTGCCCAACCGGATCCTGCTGCACCGCGACCTCACCAGGGCCGTCGAGCAGATCCGGCGGGGCGAGCTGACCGGCTGCGCCGTGGGAATGATGGATCTCGACGGTTTCAGGGAGATCAACGACGCGCTCGGCCACCAGCGCGGGGACGAGCTGCTGCAGGAGGTGGCTGCCCGGTTGACCCGTGCGCTCGGCGGTGTCTGCTGCGCCCGGCTGGGTGGTGATGAATTCGCGTTCCTGCTCACCGCTCCGACCGCCCTGGTAGAGGCGCCGTCCCTCGCCCGGCACCTGCTGGAGGTGCTGGAACAGCCGATCGACCTGCACGGCCTGCGCGTCGAGGTGCGGGCCTCCCTCGGCCTGGCGTACGCACCGGAGCACGCCCAGGATGCCGTCTCGTTGCTCAAGCGGGCCGAGCTGGCGATGTACGACGCGAAGTCCTCGGGGAGCGGGATCCGGACCTTCGAGTCGCGGCTGGACACTCTCAGCCCCACCCGGCTGGGGCTGGTGGCGGAGCTGCGTCAGGCCCTGTCGCAGGGCGAGCTGCACCTGCACGTGCAGCCCAAGTCCAGCCTGGCCACGGGACGGGTGGTCGGGGTCGAGGCGCTGGTGCGGTGGCAGCACCCCACGCTCGGGAACGTGCCGCCGGACCAGTTCGTCCCCGTCGCCGAGCGCAGCGGGTTCATCCGCCCGTTGACGCTGCTGGTGCTGGAGCAGTCACTCCAGGCCTGCGCGTCGTGGCGCCGTGCCGGTCAGGACGTGGGTGTCGCCGTGAACCTGTCGGCCCGCAGCCTGACCGACCCGGCGCTGGTGCGCGACGTTGCCGAGGCCCTGGAGCGACACGACCTGCCGGCGCGGTTGCTGACCCTGGAGATCACCGAGGGCAGCGTCATGACCGACCCGGCCCGCGCCATGGAGCTGCTCCGCACGCTGCGGTCGATGGGCGTGCGGCTCTCCGTCGACGACTTCGGCACCGGCTACGCCTCGCTGTCCTACCTCAAGCGGCTGCCCGTCCACGAGGTCAAGATCGACCGCAGCTTCGTCACGCACATGGTCACCGATCCCGACGATGCGACGATCGTCCGCTCGATCATCGACCTGGCACGCAACCTGGGTCTGGACGTGGTGGCCGAGGGAGTCGAGGACGAAGCCGCCTGGCAGCAGCTGGCCCGACTGGGATGCACCTACGCCCAGGGCTACCACCTCGGTCGGCCGATGCCGGTGGCGCAGTTCCTGCCGTGGCTGACCCGGCCGCCCGCCGTAGGCTGA
- a CDS encoding cysteine synthase has product MRFDSLLESVGHTPLVGLPRLSPSPEVRLWAKLETENPTGSVKDRAALYMIAQAEKEGLLRPGVTVLEPTSGNTGISLAMVCRQRGYRLICVMPENTSVERRQLLTMYGAEIVSSPAAGGSNQAVAMAKELAAENPDWVMLYQYGNPANALAHYETTGPELLADLPTLTHFVAGLGTTGTLMGTGRYLREQRPGVRIIAAEPRYGELVYGLRNIDEGFVPELYDGSVLTSRFSVGPREALRRTRQLVEEEGIFAGISTGAILHAALGEAMKVVKDGGRADIAFVVADGGWKYLSTGAYAGTLEEAEAGLEGQLWA; this is encoded by the coding sequence GTGAGGTTCGACTCGCTGCTGGAGTCCGTCGGGCACACACCGCTCGTCGGGCTCCCGCGGCTGTCCCCGTCGCCGGAGGTACGGCTCTGGGCCAAGCTCGAGACGGAGAACCCGACCGGCTCGGTGAAGGACCGCGCGGCGCTCTACATGATCGCGCAGGCCGAGAAGGAGGGCCTGCTCCGGCCGGGGGTCACCGTGCTGGAGCCGACGTCGGGCAACACCGGCATCTCGCTGGCCATGGTGTGCCGGCAGCGCGGCTACCGGCTGATCTGTGTGATGCCGGAGAACACCTCGGTCGAGCGGCGCCAGCTGCTGACGATGTACGGCGCCGAGATCGTGTCCTCGCCGGCCGCCGGCGGCTCCAACCAGGCGGTGGCGATGGCCAAGGAGCTGGCCGCCGAGAACCCCGACTGGGTGATGCTCTACCAGTACGGCAACCCTGCGAACGCGCTGGCGCACTACGAGACCACCGGGCCGGAGCTGCTCGCGGACCTGCCGACGCTGACCCACTTCGTCGCCGGGCTCGGCACGACCGGGACGCTCATGGGCACCGGACGCTACCTGCGCGAGCAGCGGCCGGGCGTGCGGATCATCGCCGCCGAGCCGCGCTACGGCGAGCTGGTCTACGGCCTGCGCAACATCGACGAGGGCTTCGTCCCGGAGCTGTACGACGGCTCGGTGCTGACCTCCCGCTTCTCCGTCGGGCCGCGTGAGGCGCTGCGCCGCACCCGCCAGCTGGTCGAGGAGGAGGGCATCTTCGCCGGCATCTCCACCGGCGCGATCCTGCACGCGGCGCTGGGCGAGGCGATGAAGGTCGTGAAGGACGGGGGCCGCGCCGACATCGCCTTCGTCGTGGCGGACGGTGGCTGGAAGTACCTCTCGACCGGCGCCTACGCCGGCACTCTCGAGGAGGCCGAGGCGGGCCTCGAGGGTCAGCTCTGGGCGTGA
- a CDS encoding MoaD/ThiS family protein, whose translation MAIEVRIPTILRTYTGGEKLVEGSGSTLTALLDDLDSRHNGLRGRLVTEQGALHRFVNVYVNDEDVRFLGGLDTKLSDGDSVTVLPAVAGGAAQKGTAGGAAQKGTAGG comes from the coding sequence ATGGCCATCGAGGTCCGCATCCCGACCATCCTGCGCACCTACACGGGGGGCGAGAAGCTCGTGGAGGGCTCCGGCAGCACGCTCACCGCGCTGCTCGACGACCTCGACAGCCGGCACAACGGCCTGCGGGGCCGGCTGGTGACCGAGCAGGGCGCGCTGCACCGCTTCGTCAACGTCTACGTCAACGACGAGGACGTCCGCTTCCTCGGCGGCCTCGACACCAAGCTGTCGGACGGCGACTCGGTCACGGTCCTGCCGGCGGTCGCAGGCGGAGCCGCGCAGAAGGGGACCGCGGGCGGAGCCGCGCAGAAGGGGACTGCGGGCGGGTGA
- a CDS encoding M67 family metallopeptidase: MLQIPQAMVDRIVAHARRDHPDECCGVVAGRDGVPSRLFEMENAERSPTGFMFDSAEWLRVYREIDDADEDLLVVYHSHTATEAYPSRTDIRWSVNTPGTSWLLVSTRSADLELRSYTIEDGVVTEEEVKIT; this comes from the coding sequence GTGCTCCAGATTCCCCAGGCGATGGTCGACCGGATCGTCGCCCACGCCCGCCGCGACCATCCCGACGAGTGCTGCGGCGTCGTCGCCGGCCGGGACGGTGTCCCGAGCCGGCTGTTCGAGATGGAGAACGCCGAGCGCTCGCCGACCGGCTTCATGTTCGACAGCGCCGAGTGGCTGCGGGTCTACCGTGAGATCGACGACGCCGACGAGGACCTGCTGGTCGTCTACCACTCGCACACCGCGACCGAGGCCTACCCCTCGCGCACCGACATCCGCTGGTCGGTCAACACGCCCGGGACCTCCTGGCTGCTCGTCTCGACCCGATCGGCGGACCTCGAGCTGCGCTCGTACACCATCGAGGACGGTGTCGTGACGGAGGAGGAGGTCAAGATCACCTGA
- a CDS encoding DUF2017 domain-containing protein, translating to MRFSRRHGTVTARLDRVEADVLSAVAGDLLVLLGEQDEQGSDPLAALVGLSGGPAEPPADPALARLLPDAYGDDEAAAGDFRRYTEGDLRAGKRANATVLLSTLAPLAGRGGRLVLDRDQAAAWLGCLNDLRLVLGTRLGVTEETELDPRDEDPRAQALQVYGWLGWLQESLLGCLDLRGPR from the coding sequence ATGAGGTTCTCCCGCCGGCACGGCACGGTCACCGCCAGGCTCGACCGGGTCGAGGCCGACGTGCTGAGCGCCGTCGCCGGGGACCTGCTCGTCCTGCTCGGGGAGCAGGACGAGCAGGGCAGCGACCCGCTGGCCGCCCTCGTCGGCCTGTCCGGCGGCCCGGCCGAGCCGCCGGCCGACCCGGCGTTGGCCCGGCTGCTGCCCGACGCCTACGGCGACGACGAGGCGGCGGCCGGCGACTTCCGCCGCTACACCGAGGGCGACCTGCGGGCGGGCAAGCGGGCGAACGCGACCGTCCTGCTCTCCACGCTCGCGCCGCTGGCCGGCAGGGGCGGCCGGCTGGTGCTCGACCGTGACCAGGCAGCTGCCTGGCTGGGCTGCCTGAACGACCTGCGGCTGGTGCTCGGCACGCGACTCGGGGTCACCGAGGAGACCGAGCTCGACCCGCGCGACGAGGACCCCCGCGCGCAGGCGCTGCAGGTGTACGGCTGGCTGGGCTGGCTGCAGGAGTCGCTGCTCGGCTGCCTGGACCTACGCGGTCCTCGGTAG
- the clpS gene encoding ATP-dependent Clp protease adapter ClpS yields the protein MTAPAELDLPDVDDVADTDRPWVAIVWNDPVNLMSYVTHVLMELFGYPRAQAEKLMMDVHSKGRAVVSSGTREQMEHDVARLHAKGLWATLQQD from the coding sequence GTGACCGCACCCGCCGAGCTCGACCTGCCGGACGTGGACGACGTCGCCGACACCGACCGGCCGTGGGTGGCGATCGTCTGGAACGACCCGGTCAACCTGATGAGCTACGTGACGCACGTGCTGATGGAGCTGTTCGGCTACCCGCGGGCGCAGGCCGAGAAGCTCATGATGGACGTCCACTCCAAGGGGCGGGCCGTCGTCAGCAGCGGTACCCGCGAGCAGATGGAGCACGACGTCGCCCGCCTGCACGCCAAGGGCCTGTGGGCCACCCTGCAGCAGGACTGA
- a CDS encoding ABC transporter permease encodes MSRAVHPALHAAPAPAPPGRAGPAAPPERAGQHRSWTRYATTVGLYALTLWAVVTLVFFLPRLLPGDPLRQLDDPDSGSYVYDAAARDQVAAYYGLDRPLHEQYGAYLSGLSRGEFGWSISQNAPVGTLLQNRLPWTLLLTGSALALSSAISFLAGVHAAWHRGRFADRTLIVVLSTSRAIPEYAIASALLILFAVTWPVFPQAGGQTAFASYTSPVQAVGDVLHHLALPLLALTLGLAANKFLIVRNTVISTLGEDYMLLARAKGLPRRLLKYRHSARNAMLPFVTALGIQAGFAVGGSLFVEVVFAYPGIGTLVEGAVTSRDYPLLQGSFILLALVVLLANLVVELVYGKLDPRVRDR; translated from the coding sequence GTGAGCCGCGCGGTGCATCCGGCCCTGCACGCCGCGCCTGCGCCCGCACCTCCTGGACGGGCGGGGCCGGCCGCACCTCCTGAACGGGCGGGGCAGCATCGATCCTGGACGCGGTACGCGACCACCGTCGGTCTCTACGCGCTCACCCTGTGGGCGGTTGTCACGCTGGTGTTCTTCCTGCCGCGACTGCTCCCGGGCGACCCGCTCCGGCAACTGGACGACCCGGACAGCGGCAGCTACGTCTACGACGCGGCCGCCCGTGACCAGGTGGCCGCCTACTACGGACTCGACCGGCCGCTGCACGAGCAGTACGGCGCCTACCTGTCCGGGCTGAGCAGGGGTGAGTTCGGCTGGTCGATCTCGCAGAACGCGCCGGTGGGCACGCTGCTGCAGAACCGCCTGCCCTGGACGCTGCTGCTGACCGGTAGCGCACTGGCGCTGTCGTCGGCCATCAGCTTCCTCGCCGGGGTGCACGCCGCCTGGCACCGTGGCCGCTTCGCCGACCGGACGCTGATCGTCGTGCTGTCGACTTCCCGGGCCATTCCCGAGTACGCCATCGCCAGCGCACTGCTGATCCTGTTCGCGGTGACCTGGCCGGTGTTCCCGCAGGCCGGCGGGCAGACGGCCTTCGCGTCCTACACGTCACCGGTGCAGGCGGTCGGAGACGTGCTCCACCACCTGGCGCTCCCCCTGCTGGCCCTGACGCTGGGGCTGGCCGCCAACAAGTTCCTGATCGTTCGCAACACGGTCATCTCGACGCTGGGTGAGGACTACATGCTCCTGGCGCGGGCCAAGGGCCTGCCCCGCCGGCTGCTGAAGTACCGGCACTCGGCCCGCAACGCGATGCTGCCGTTCGTCACCGCCCTGGGCATCCAGGCCGGTTTTGCCGTCGGTGGCTCGCTGTTCGTGGAAGTCGTGTTCGCCTATCCCGGCATCGGCACCCTCGTCGAGGGGGCGGTGACCTCGCGGGACTACCCCCTGCTGCAGGGCTCCTTCATCCTGCTGGCCCTCGTGGTGCTGCTCGCGAACCTGGTCGTGGAGCTGGTCTACGGCAAGCTCGACCCGCGGGTGCGTGACCGGTGA
- a CDS encoding ABC transporter permease: MTGAVSPAAAGRPTRRRLRRPGTAGLVGALILVLYVLLMLFGSRLAPFGANELAGPSLSRPGGRHLLGTNLLGQDIASQLLLGVRASVLVAVLAGTGTVVLGTLVGVLAGWFPGWPSAALMRVTDLVLVLPKLPLLLLVGALTGGSVLGLSLVISLLFWPTAARILRSQVLSLRTRTHVRAATGFGAGTWHQLRRHILPDLSLLSVAEFIPAASRAVALQAGLAFLGVGDPTEPSWGAMIRDAIAFRAVFITSAWTWWLVPPIVALVALIVGITLLGTALERRLSPRLARHQR, from the coding sequence GTGACGGGCGCAGTCAGCCCTGCTGCCGCCGGTCGCCCGACGCGGCGGCGGCTGCGGCGACCCGGAACGGCTGGGCTGGTCGGCGCGCTGATCCTGGTGCTGTACGTCCTGCTCATGCTGTTCGGCAGCCGCCTGGCGCCGTTCGGCGCGAACGAGCTGGCCGGGCCGTCGCTCTCGCGCCCGGGGGGGCGGCACCTGCTGGGAACCAACCTGCTGGGCCAGGACATCGCCAGCCAGCTCCTGCTGGGAGTGCGCGCCTCGGTGCTGGTCGCCGTGCTCGCAGGCACCGGAACCGTCGTGCTCGGGACGCTGGTCGGGGTGCTGGCCGGCTGGTTCCCCGGCTGGCCGAGCGCCGCACTGATGCGGGTGACCGACCTGGTGCTCGTGCTGCCCAAGCTGCCGCTGCTGCTGCTGGTCGGCGCGCTCACCGGCGGCTCGGTGCTGGGCCTGTCCCTGGTCATCTCGCTGCTGTTCTGGCCCACGGCGGCGCGGATTCTGCGATCGCAGGTGCTGAGCCTGCGCACGCGCACGCACGTACGGGCGGCCACCGGCTTCGGTGCCGGCACCTGGCACCAGCTACGACGGCACATCCTGCCCGACCTGTCACTGCTGTCCGTCGCGGAGTTCATCCCGGCGGCGAGCCGGGCCGTCGCACTGCAGGCCGGGCTGGCCTTCCTCGGCGTCGGCGACCCCACCGAGCCGTCCTGGGGCGCGATGATCCGGGACGCCATCGCCTTTCGGGCCGTGTTCATCACCTCGGCCTGGACGTGGTGGCTGGTGCCGCCGATCGTCGCGCTCGTCGCCCTCATCGTAGGCATCACGCTGCTGGGCACGGCGCTCGAGCGCCGGTTGAGTCCGCGCCTGGCCCGGCACCAGCGGTAG
- a CDS encoding FmdE family protein, with the protein MTTDEKSLDEVATFHGHVCPGLAMGMQAARIALREIGPHSKDEEVVAVVETDMCAVDAIQVLTGCTFGKGNLLHRDWGKNAYTFYRRSDAKAIRIAGRPDAWVRDPEHQELFAKVRAGTASDSERERFAELHVSQSHRVLEMDPEELFAVTPVTGGPPGKARIHASARCVACGEQVMETRVRRLGSADYCQPCFDAALAAG; encoded by the coding sequence ATGACGACGGACGAGAAGAGCCTCGACGAGGTGGCGACCTTCCACGGCCACGTCTGCCCGGGGCTGGCGATGGGCATGCAGGCGGCCCGCATCGCCCTGCGGGAAATCGGTCCGCACTCCAAGGACGAGGAGGTCGTCGCGGTCGTCGAGACCGACATGTGCGCCGTGGACGCCATCCAGGTGCTGACCGGCTGCACGTTCGGCAAGGGCAACCTGCTCCACCGCGACTGGGGGAAGAACGCCTACACGTTCTACCGCCGCTCCGATGCCAAGGCGATCCGTATCGCCGGCCGTCCGGACGCCTGGGTCCGCGACCCCGAGCACCAGGAGCTGTTCGCCAAGGTCCGTGCGGGCACCGCCAGTGACAGTGAGCGGGAGCGGTTCGCCGAGCTGCACGTGTCGCAGTCCCACCGGGTGCTGGAGATGGACCCGGAAGAGCTGTTCGCCGTGACGCCCGTGACCGGCGGCCCGCCCGGGAAGGCCCGGATCCACGCGTCGGCGCGCTGCGTGGCCTGCGGTGAGCAGGTCATGGAGACGCGGGTGCGCCGGCTGGGCTCGGCCGACTACTGCCAGCCCTGCTTCGACGCGGCGCTCGCCGCCGGCTGA
- a CDS encoding ABC transporter ATP-binding protein translates to MPAEPARGALEVTDLVVTYPGPPPVRAVDGISLQVAPGECLGVLGESGSGKSTLARAALGLLPEGMVSGRIRLAELDLLPLDEDGWRTVRWRRISLSFQSTSALNPVLRVGQQLAEPLRIHLDLGREAAAHRVEELLGQVGLGSWAAERYPSQLSGGQRRLVLLAMALACGPDVAILDEPTAGLDPATRNLVLDLLQTVRAGGTSLVVLSHDADALELLADRVAVLYRGWLAEIGPRVRVLGDPRNPYSWALLNARPTLASVKDLRGIRGAPPDPTEPADGCPFLGRCHQSRDELCAPAAPPLVPPPGEDGARLVACARGGVVALLSARDLRKTYTSGGILGRRSPVPVVDGISLDVREGEVVGLVGATGAGKSTLGLLLTRLLDPDAGTVCFDGQDLLRARGEQLKALRRQVQMLFQDPFEALSPRLTIGDAVREPLDVQELGDAPARRAAVRRALVDCRLPDGEAFLGRHTHELSGGQLQRVALARALVLEPRLLVADEAVSMLDPSEQAKMIQLLKHLQVERGMAMIFISHDLSVVLRVADRVLVLDGGRIVEEGAGGGMLAAPRHPVTRSLLAAAGRDLLFAGADGRPAQDVVEDSALDGPGTVRRDHSRAKGRRP, encoded by the coding sequence TTGCCAGCTGAGCCGGCTCGCGGCGCTCTCGAGGTCACCGACCTGGTCGTCACCTATCCAGGGCCGCCGCCCGTTCGGGCCGTCGACGGCATCAGCCTGCAGGTGGCGCCGGGAGAGTGCCTGGGGGTGCTCGGCGAGTCCGGCTCGGGAAAATCCACCTTGGCGCGGGCTGCCCTGGGCCTGTTGCCGGAGGGGATGGTCTCGGGGCGGATCCGGCTCGCGGAGCTGGACCTGCTCCCGCTCGACGAGGACGGTTGGCGCACCGTCCGCTGGCGACGGATCTCCTTGTCCTTCCAGTCGACCTCGGCCCTCAACCCGGTGCTCCGCGTCGGTCAGCAGCTGGCGGAGCCGCTGAGGATCCATCTGGACCTGGGCCGGGAGGCGGCCGCCCACCGCGTCGAGGAGCTGCTGGGTCAGGTCGGCCTGGGGAGCTGGGCCGCCGAGCGCTACCCCAGCCAGCTTTCGGGCGGTCAGCGCCGGCTGGTGCTGCTGGCCATGGCGCTGGCCTGTGGACCCGACGTGGCCATTCTGGACGAGCCCACCGCGGGTCTGGACCCGGCCACCCGCAATCTGGTGCTCGACCTGCTGCAGACGGTCCGGGCCGGCGGCACCTCGCTCGTCGTGCTGAGCCACGACGCGGACGCCCTGGAGCTGCTCGCCGACCGGGTCGCCGTGCTCTACCGCGGGTGGCTGGCCGAGATCGGCCCGCGCGTCCGGGTCCTCGGCGACCCCCGAAATCCGTACTCCTGGGCGCTGCTGAACGCCCGGCCCACGCTGGCGTCGGTGAAGGACCTGCGTGGCATCCGAGGTGCCCCTCCCGACCCGACCGAGCCTGCCGACGGCTGCCCGTTCCTGGGCCGCTGCCATCAGAGCCGCGACGAGCTCTGCGCCCCGGCGGCGCCGCCGCTGGTGCCGCCGCCGGGAGAGGACGGCGCACGGCTGGTCGCCTGCGCCCGGGGCGGCGTGGTCGCCCTGCTGTCCGCCCGCGACCTGCGCAAGACCTACACCTCGGGCGGCATCCTGGGCCGCCGCTCCCCGGTGCCGGTGGTCGACGGCATCAGCCTGGACGTACGCGAGGGTGAGGTGGTCGGCCTGGTGGGCGCCACGGGTGCGGGGAAGTCGACGCTGGGCCTGCTGCTCACGCGGCTGCTCGATCCGGACGCAGGAACGGTGTGCTTCGACGGCCAGGATCTCCTCCGCGCAAGGGGGGAGCAGCTCAAGGCACTGCGTCGGCAGGTCCAGATGCTCTTCCAGGACCCGTTCGAGGCGCTGTCACCCCGGCTGACGATCGGCGATGCGGTCCGCGAACCGCTCGACGTCCAGGAACTCGGGGACGCTCCGGCCCGCCGGGCGGCGGTCCGGCGCGCTCTGGTCGACTGCCGCCTTCCGGACGGCGAGGCGTTCCTCGGCCGGCACACCCACGAACTGTCCGGCGGTCAGCTTCAGCGGGTCGCGCTGGCCCGTGCCCTCGTGCTCGAGCCGCGGCTGCTCGTCGCCGACGAGGCGGTATCCATGCTGGACCCCAGCGAGCAGGCGAAGATGATCCAGCTCCTCAAGCACCTGCAGGTGGAGCGCGGCATGGCGATGATCTTCATCTCCCATGACCTGTCGGTCGTGCTGCGGGTGGCGGACCGGGTGCTGGTGCTCGACGGCGGTCGGATCGTCGAGGAGGGGGCCGGCGGCGGCATGCTCGCCGCCCCCCGACATCCGGTGACCCGATCGCTGCTCGCGGCCGCCGGTCGGGACCTGCTGTTCGCCGGTGCCGATGGCCGCCCTGCGCAGGATGTCGTGGAAGATTCGGCCCTGGACGGCCCCGGTACCGTCCGACGGGACCACTCGCGCGCGAAAGGGAGACGACCATGA
- a CDS encoding class I SAM-dependent methyltransferase, which produces MTRPADPTFLAPPGQVADWRRVLLCDVAAGTGLLEALPGTPEVLAERLELDAHALRVLLDALTVYQVVSGDADGTYVRGAEVPTDSTLAGLRHHARALRRWAAALEDRTRDRPISSATGPADPEAFHDALAVTARQAAPGVVDACLTRFPHARSVLDLGGLHGEYSLEFTRRGLAATMQDQPVMVEVARRRGRLEAAGVQLFAGSFFDTVPEGPFDLAFCSGITHTFDGDHNLALFGNLRRVLVPSGAGVAVVTFLRGRHPVSALFAVQMLLNANGGDTHTEAEYRQWLGDSGFTADPAVVDLPDQAARSVLFAS; this is translated from the coding sequence GTGACGCGACCGGCCGATCCGACGTTCCTCGCACCACCCGGGCAGGTCGCCGACTGGCGCAGGGTCCTGTTGTGCGATGTCGCCGCCGGCACCGGGCTGCTGGAGGCCCTGCCCGGCACACCCGAGGTCCTGGCGGAGCGGCTGGAGCTGGACGCCCACGCGCTGCGGGTGCTGCTCGACGCCCTCACCGTCTACCAGGTCGTCTCGGGCGACGCGGATGGGACGTACGTCCGGGGCGCCGAGGTGCCGACGGACAGCACCCTGGCCGGCCTGCGGCACCACGCCCGCGCGCTGCGCCGCTGGGCGGCCGCCCTCGAGGACCGGACCCGGGACCGGCCGATCTCCTCCGCAACCGGCCCGGCTGACCCGGAGGCGTTCCACGACGCCCTGGCGGTGACGGCGAGGCAGGCGGCGCCCGGTGTGGTGGACGCCTGCCTGACGCGCTTCCCCCACGCCCGCAGCGTGCTGGACCTGGGCGGGCTGCACGGCGAGTACTCCCTCGAGTTCACCCGCCGAGGACTGGCGGCGACGATGCAGGACCAGCCGGTGATGGTCGAGGTGGCCCGGCGGCGGGGCCGGCTGGAGGCTGCGGGGGTGCAGCTGTTCGCGGGCAGCTTCTTCGACACGGTGCCCGAGGGGCCGTTCGACCTGGCGTTCTGCTCGGGCATCACGCACACCTTCGACGGGGACCACAATCTGGCGTTGTTCGGCAACTTGCGGCGGGTGCTGGTTCCGTCGGGTGCCGGGGTGGCCGTCGTGACCTTCCTGCGGGGGCGGCACCCGGTCTCGGCCCTGTTCGCGGTCCAGATGCTGCTCAACGCCAACGGCGGCGACACGCACACCGAGGCGGAGTACCGGCAGTGGCTGGGCGACAGCGGCTTCACCGCCGATCCGGCTGTGGTCGACCTGCCCGATCAGGCCGCACGGTCGGTGCTTTTTGCCAGCTGA